CAGCAAGTAGGGGTAAGTGAAGCCACTCTTGCAGTCTGGGCGTGGGTAGGGCTTCTCCCCGGCATGAGCCCGCCTCTGGATGGCCAGGGAAGCCCTCTGGCAGAAGCGTCGCCCACAATCAGGGCAGGGGTAGGGCTTTTCACCTGTGTGGATGAACTGATGCTGGAGCAGGTACTTGCGCTGGGAGAAATGGGCCTGACAGTGGTTGCAGGGAAGGGGCCGCTGCCCAGAGTGGACCCGCTTATGTCTCGCCAACAAGGAGGGATAGCTGAAGTTGCAGCCACAATCTGGGCAAGAGTAGGGTGGTCTGCGGGTGGGAGTGTCCTTGAGCCAAGGGTTGATGGGGCTTTGCCTTGAGTTCTAGTAGAGCTCTGGGCAAGCAGCTTTGTGATTGAGGTCAAGTGGCGCGCTGGATAGCAACCACTCCTTGAGAGACACTCCCTCATGTTCCATCTGTTTTTGCTTTGGACTCTTCTTTAGCACTTCTTTCTCCTCACTCCCATCGCTGGACCCTGAGACAGGGGAAAAGATAAAACTTGAAACTTAGACCACAGCCTGCCCTGGGAGGGAGCATGAATGGCTGAGTATATGGCCCCCTGGGAATGAGGCTCAAAGACTGCCGCCTCACCAAGCTCTGAAAGCTAGCCTGGagtaaaagcaaattttattgtTGCTCAGGGTTATGACAGGAAAGCCCTGAAAACTGGAGATAAAGGGAGGAGTCAACATTATTGAactccttctctgtgccaggcattgagaGCAGAGATGGTCCcagccttcatggagcttacagtcctAAACCTCTTCATGATCCCTTTGCAAAACAGCCATTCAATGACCTCCCATGGTGCCATTCAAGGCCATTATCAAAAAGTGTACACTTGCACTGCACTCTAGGTTCCAGCGGAAACCTGCTGGGAACAAACACTACGACATCATGGCTGGAGGAAAAAcgtgttttctttattttgaaatctctGACGAGGCATTATCCATTATACTATGATCCACATAATTAATATCCAAAAGGaatatttgtcttcattttatcACACAGCAAAAAACAAATTACAAGTGTTTCCTCTTTCCCTTAGCTGCCTTGGAGACCCAAGCTCTATTTTGCATTAAACTGGGGTTTTCCAGCGTGATTAAGTGGTGCTATAAATCCCAATTTAGCTGTTGTATTGAGCCATTTTGCAGTGAGATAGGAACCTTACTGCAGATGAGGTGCAGTGAGACATGATGGGGCTTTGGAGGAGGCAGTGTGCGCTGAGATCCGCGTGGGAGGGCGGGGGGTTTGAAGTGAAGTACCTGCGACCTTTGCTGGGCTATCAgcctttggatcctgggcctccGGGCCCCACGCCTCCACCTCTCCTTCCACCCAAGAGATAAAAGCGAGTTTGGGGCCTGAAAATGCAGCGAAGGCGAAACACTGGGTTCAGCTGAGAACTGGAGAGCGGAGGGTGAGGCTGCTTCCTCAGTGCCCCACACTTCCAGTCCACTCGTCTCCGGACATCAATCCCCCTTCCCACAGATTACTGGGGGTCCTGGCCGGATCGCCGGACCTCACCGAGCGCGCCCAGGTGGCCGTAGGTCTTCCGCATCACGTCCCGGCACAGGGCCCTGAGCGCGGGCCGCAGACACCCCCGCTGCCCCGGGGAGCAGTACGCGGCCACGTCCGCGAAGCTCAGGGGCCCTGGGCTTCTTTCCCTAGTCCACCCCGGCCCGGCCTCCCCGGGTACTTCCGCCGGGACCAGGGCCAGGGGGCGCCACGGGCAAGCCCCTCGTGCTTCACAAAGAGAGGCTTCCGGGATATGTGGAAACGGTGCAGCATTCCTGCCTTTCCTCAGAAAAAGTCCTTAAAagcccacagccctgcccttAACCAAGATGGCACCTCTTTAGCCTCAACAGCCCTTGCTTTTCCTCTCTGCGCAGACGTACCAAAGGGAAAGCGGCAGGGCAGCTGGACTCCGTAGCGTGACACACCGACAGATGACGTTGATTGGGTCGCACCGGCGGACAGGGGGCAGGAAGGCTGTGATTGGTCTTTCCGGAGCGGCCTGTTTGAAAGGCTGAAGGGAAGCAGCGAGTGGTCTGCAGGTGGCCTGGGCCGAGGGGCGGCTGGATCGCTCTTGATTTGGCTTCTCCAGAACAGCAACCTAAGAGAGAGGCTCTGATGGGTTGAAGCTACTCCCTTACGGACTGCTACTCACATGAGAACTCTTACAGGCAGGTCCGGATGTCCGGGGCTTGGAGGTGAGTAAAAGCTTAGGGCAAAGACGGGCGGATTTTGGAGGTGAGGGAGTTGGGGGCGGCCTGTCCCTCCGCTGTGCTCTGGGTACTCAGGGCTAGCCCGGGCCGGCTGCGGGAACCGGTTCCTACCTGTATTTGATTTGGCCCATGCCCCGAGATCACAGATGCCTTCCCTTTTCTAGACGTAGAATCTGAGGGACAGAAAGGCCAGGTAACTGCTCACgggggacagagctgggattcaaagtcATCTTCTGACTCCCAGGTTCAGCTAAGTGCTCAGTGTAGCGCCCTGCACAAAGTAAGTACTTAATAGATATGAATTTGTAGTTGTTATTGTAATTACATTACGATCAGTACCCTGTCTCAAGCAGAAATCTTGTATTCAAATTGTGAACAGTAATGGGCACCCCTCTCTCTGGTCTGTCAGGCAAAACTAGCAAGCAGGCTGCATAGGCATAGAGTCGGTGCAAAATCCATGCCTTACTGTGAAGCGGCCTTGCAGGGCATCTTAAGCCTGTGTCAGAATGACTTTACAACCCTTCACCTCATGACTGAAGACGCCAGCTGGAAAACCTCTGCAACAGGAAGAGATAAAGAGTACCTGGCTCTCACATAACCTAGTTGCATTTTTGAGGTTTGGGAAATGATTAGCGATTCTGGTCCTTGCCTCTCTCCACACATAAATAACATCAAAATTCCAGGATTTGTAACCAAgaagttcttatttattttatctttcatgtaTTACCTAGAGAAAAACCAGATGTACCCTGTCATGGAGGAACAGATACCCCTTTGACGTACATGATTGTTTGATGTGGAAGGCCCTTTCTGCACATACAGTGCTTTGAAAAACTATATAAGCTGCGCTCAGATCTGTAGACCTTGAAACTTCCTTCAGAACACTCTTTTGGACTGTTTCCCAGGCTCAAGTTCCTCTTCTTGATTATTGAATAAACTCCTTCATCTAACTTTATCGAGATTCTTTATTTCAGTCAACAAAATTATAGCTCGTAAATGGGTAACAAAAAAATCAGATCATCTCTTaagatgaaaattttcaaacttttctaaGTATTCATAAGAGTGGAGAAGGAAAGTTCtagagatgtaaaaaaaaaacaacggtGTCCATCTATTTCGAAAGTGTTGGACTCTCTTAGACTACTGGTGGAGTGTAAggtggtacaaccactttggaaaactagcAGAATCTGCTAAAGCTGAATCTGTGCATACCCtgtaacccagcaattccactcttaggtgtatacccaacagaaatgcatacgTATGTTTACTGAAAGATATGTACTCAAATGTTCACAGCCAGACTAGTTgcaatagcccaaaactggaaactatccacagcagtagaatgaataaataactgtgGGATGCTCATTCAGAAATGAGAATGAATACTCTACAACCACATGCGTCATATGGATAAATCTTGCAGacaaatgttgagcaaaagaagccagacaaaatagtatatatgattccatttatatgaagtataaaaacaggcaaaactaatcccAGCTATTAAGAATCAGGATAGTGGGTTACCCTTTTTGCTTCTAGGGGCCTGATAATATTCTGATTCTTGATCTAGGTGTTGATTACTCagatgtgttcagtttgtgaaaattaatgGAGCTGTACACTTATGATATGTGAACTTAGTGTGTATTATGCTTCACCTTAACAAGTCTGCTCCCTCTAGTCCCCTTCGCTGCCCAGTTTCCTGTGTCCTTcctgaaatatttaggtatagaaaagcatatttcttttttttttttcttttcccaagtaACACACTAAACACacttcactttgctttttttcctcaatgTGTCTTCTAGATTGTTTGATTTCAGCACAtataaatcttctttttttaatggcaacATAATGTTCTATTATCTGGATGAAAATTTATTTAGCTTATTCTGTGTTGATGGGCAATTAGTTTGTTTCCATTCTTACTATGATAAACTGCTGTAATCATATCCTTAGAAATCCTTCTTTGGAGACAGAAGATGAGCATCTCTGTTGAATAAAACCCTAGAACCAGAATTGCTGGTTCAAAGGGAAGGCTAGTGTTTTAAGCCATTTATCAGtttaaattattaaacttttctCCAAAACCCACAAGAATTGATATATCCAGAAGATATActacatttattttgtatcttcaAGCTACCCAGTTTTGAGAAGCATGGTATTAAggtcttttatttattcagatgacatggtagacagaataatggaccccaaatatgtccatgtcctaatccctgaaGCCTGTGAGTAGGTGACAGTGGCAAACAggactttgcagctgtgattaagctaaggattttgagatggaaaGACTATCCTAGATTATCCCAGTGGGTCTAATGTAATCCCAAtggtccttataaaaaggaggcaggaagagcaaaGTCAGAGAACATTGACAACAATAACAGGTGGGAGTGATGCCTTGCTGGAAaggggccacaaaccaaggaatgcaggcagcctctttTTCCTGCTTGGAGgccagaaaaggcaagaaatggaTTTTCCCCTACAGACTGGAGAATGCAAccttgccaacatcttgattttagtccTGTAAGAACTATTTTCGGAATTCTGACCAGAGAACCAtaagataacaaatttgtgttgttttaaaccgcCTAGTTTGCGGTAATTTCttacagtagcaataggaaactaatgcaggtAACTTTGTTGAGTAACTATTTCTGAGCTTTGTCGAGTACTATACTGGGTGTGGGAACACTCTCCCAGCTCTGAATTCAAGAACTAAAGGTCTAAAAGAGAAGCAGTTCTCAAACACAttgtgctgaatgaaagaagccttAGATAAAAGAATACACactgattccaattatatgaagtTTTAtatcaaggaaaacaaatatatgGCGGGGACAAAATTAGAACAGTAGTTGTCtctggtggggtggggatgggagtaACTAGGAAAGGTCATGAGGGAACTTTCTCAGATGATGggaatattctatatcttgataggGGTTTGGGTTACACAGATGTATGCATTTGTCAACACTCAGcaaatatacacttaaaatgtgcTCATTTTCTTTGATGTAagtttaactcaaaataaaaactatgtaaAACAAATATTGATCTCTACTAAATGATGTGCATGCTGAAATGTTTAGAGGTGAAGTGTACTGATATCAACGATTTCTTTGAAAtgcatcagaaaataaaatgcactgGTAGAGAGATGGATAGTTCTGTAATAAAGCAAGTATAGTAGAATGTTAATGGTAGAATTAGGTGGTAAGTATATgagtgttcactgtaaaattctttcaaactgtatgtttgaaaactttcaaaataaaatattcaggggaaaagggaaagagaagcaaGGTGGATAATGCTTAGACAAAGCCtgattaaccattttaaagtatactatGAAGTGGCATTTAGAGCATTCACCATGTTGTGCAACTACCACCTCACTCTAGTTTCAGAACTTCATcactgttgggattttgatttgatgacactgaatctgtagatttctttggttagtactgtcatcttaacaatactaagtttatggggccggcctggtggcacagcggttaagtgcacacattctgctttggtggcccggggttcactggttcggatcccaggtgcggacacggcactccttgtcaagccatgctgtggtaggcgtcccacatataaagttgaggaagatgggcacggatgttagctcaggaccagtcttcctcagcgaaaagaggaggattggcagcagttatctcagggctaatcttcctcaaaaaaaaaaaaaacccactaagtTTTCCAATTCATGGACataagatgtctttccatttatttaggtatttttaaatttctttgagcagtattctgtagttttcagtgtataaatctttcacctccttagttaaattcccaagtattttgtttttaatgccattataaatggaattgttttcttaattacctTTCTGAATTGTTCATTaccagtatatagaaatgcacctgatttttgtgtattgattttgtatcttgcaactttgctgaattcatttattagctctaacaatCTTTTtatggaatctttagggtttttagATATAAGATTacatcatctgtgaatagagataattttacttcttcctttccaatttggatgccttttatttctttttcttgcctaattgttctggctagaacttcaATAGAATATTGaagcggggccagccccgtggtttagtggtgaagttcacacgctctgcttcagcagcccaggttcacaggtttggatccagggcatggacctataccactcatcagccacgctgtggcagtgacccacatataaaatcgaggaagattggTGGGAGTGATGcattgctcagggctaatcttcctcaggggaaagaaaaatagaatagaagtggcaaaagtgggcatccttgtcttgttcctgattctGAAGGgtaagctttcagtctttcactgaggtgatattagctgtgggtttttgaTATATAGGCTTTATCATAttgaggaagtttctttctatttctagtgtattgagtgttttttatcatgaaagaatgttgaattttgtcatattctttttctgcatcagttaagatgatcatgtttttttcttcattgtatgaaTGTGGCGTAATTACATTGAGTGATTTTCATCTGTTGAAGCATCCTtgtattccaggaataaattccacttggtcatagtATGTAACCCTTTTAAGATGTTgctttgatttgctagtattttgttgaggatttttgtatcaatagtcctaaggaatattggtctgtaagtTTCTTGTAgggtctttgtctggct
This region of Equus quagga isolate Etosha38 chromosome 7, UCLA_HA_Equagga_1.0, whole genome shotgun sequence genomic DNA includes:
- the LOC124241748 gene encoding zinc finger protein 785-like; protein product: MRKTYGHLGALGPKLAFISWVEGEVEAWGPEAQDPKADSPAKVAGSSDGSEEKEVLKKSPKQKQMEHEGVSLKEWLLSSAPLDLNHKAACPELY